A genomic region of Jaculus jaculus isolate mJacJac1 chromosome 10, mJacJac1.mat.Y.cur, whole genome shotgun sequence contains the following coding sequences:
- the Clcn1 gene encoding chloride channel protein 1, whose protein sequence is MERSQSQQHGSEQSWWGSAPQYQYMSFEHCTSYGLPSENGGLQHRLRKDTDPRHNVHPTQIYGHHKVPYSDKEHKNRAMPKKMGSSSSLDRTDEDHYSKCQDCVQRLERVIRRQLGEDWIFLVLLGLLMALVSWCMDYVSAKTLQAYKWSYAQMQPNIPLQYLVWVTFPLVLVLFSALFCHLVSPQAVGSGIPEMKTILRGVVLKEYLTLKAFVAKVVALTAGLGSGIPVGKEGPFVHIASICAAVLSKFMSMFCGVYEQPYYYTDILTVGCAVGVGCCFGTPLGGVLFSIEVTSTYFAVRNYWRGFFAATFSAFVFRVLAVWNKDAVTITALFRTNFRMDFPFDLKELPAFAVIGIFCGLLGAAFVYLHRQVMLGIRKHKALSQLFAKHGLLYPGIVTLVIASFTFPPGMGQFMAGELMPREAISTLFDNNTWVKHIGDPQSLGQSAVWIHPKVNVVIIIFLFFIMKFWMSIVATTMPIPCGGFMPVFVLGAAFGRLVGEVMAMLFPDGILFDDVIYKILPGGYAVIGAAALTGAVSHTVSTAVICFELTGQIAHILPMMVAVILANMVAQSLQPSLYDSIIQVKKLPYLPDLGWNQLSKFTIFVEDIMVRDVKFVSSSCTYGELRSLLQTTTVKTLPLVDSKDSMILLGSVERSELQSLLQRHLSPQRRLRAAQDVARRLSELPYDGKARPAAGAPCQGRPESFAFVDEDDDEDLCGKTELPPLPPAPSPFPAAPLSPEEPNGPLPSHKQPLEAPRPAGQRVSVFQCLLHCLLGRARPTKEKATQDTPDLVDTMSPEEIEAWEQEQLSQTVCFDCCCIDQSPFQLVEQTTLHKTHTLFSLLGLHLAYITSMGKLRGVLALEELQKAIEGHTKSGVQLRPPLASFRSTTSTRKGPGGPPPPAEGWNLPDAGAGAPGVAEVAASTTPETPVPPPSPRPPQLLAPARLEGELEELEMVESPGPEEELADILQGPSLRSTDEEDEDELIL, encoded by the exons ATATATGGGCATCACAAAGTACCTTATTCAGACAAGGAGCACAAGAACAGAGCAATGCCCAAGAAGATGGGCTCCAGCTCTTCCTTGGACAGGACGGATGAGGACCACTATTCTAAATGTCAAG ATTGTGTCCAGCGCCTGGAACGCGTGATCAGAAGGCAGCTGGGGGAAGACTGGATCTTTCTCGTGCTCCTGGGCCTACTGATGGCTCTGGTCAGCTGGTGCATGGACTATGTCAGTGCCAAGACCCTTCAGG CCTACAAGTGGAGCTATGCCCAGATGCAGCCCAACATCCCCCTGCAGTACCTGGTCTGGGTCACCTTCCCACTTGTCCTCGTCCTCTTCAGCGCTCTCTTCTGCCATCTCGTGTCTCCCCAGGCTGTTG GCTCTGGCATCCCTGAAATGAAGACAATCCTCCGTGGGGTTGTCCTGAAGGAATACCTCACACTCAAGGCCTTCGTGGCCAAGGTGGTAGCCTTGACCGCTGGGCTGGGCAGCGGCATCCCTGTGGGGAAAGAG GGCCCTTTTGTCCACATCGCCAGCATATGTGCCGCTGTCCTCAGCAAGTTTATGTCCATGTTCTGTGGGGTCTACGAG CAGCCATACTATTACACTGACATCCTGACGGTGGGCTGTGCTGTGGGGGTCGGCTGCTGTTTTGGCACACCACTTGGAG GAGTGCTGTTTAGCATCGAGGTCACCTCTACCTACTTTGCTGTCCGGAACTACTGGCGAGGATTCTTTGCCGCCACTTTCAGTGCCTTTGTGTTCCGCGTGCTGGCGGTGTGGAACAAGGACGCAG TCACCATCACTGCTCTGTTCAGAACGAATTTCCGAATGGATTTCCCCTTTGACCTTAAGGAGCTCCCAGCCTTTGCTGTTATCGG GATTTTCTGCGGGTTACTGGGAGCTGCTTTTGTGTATCTGCACCGCCAAGTCATGCTGGGTATCCGAAAGCACAAGGCCCTCAGCCAGCTATTTGCTAAGCA CGGCCTGCTGTACCCTGGGATCGTCACCCTTGTCATCGCTTCATTCaccttcccaccaggaatgggcCAATTCATGGCGGGAGAG CTCATGCCCCGTGAAGCCATCAGCACCTTGTTTGACAACAACACATGGGTGAAACACATTGGTGACCCCCAAAGCCTGGGCCAGTCAGCTGTGTGGATTCACCCCAAGGTCAATGTGGTCATCAtcatctttctcttcttcatCATGAAG TTTTGGATGTCCATTGTGGCCACCACTATGCCCATACCCTGCGGAGGCTTCATGCCTGTGTTTGTACTAG GTGCTGCCTTTGGAAGGCTGGTAGGCGAGGTCATGGCCATGCTCTTCCCTGACGGTATCTTATTTGATGACGTCATCTATAAGATCCTACCTGGGGGCTATGCAGTAATTG GAGCGGCAGCACTCACGGGGGCTGTCTCCCACACAGTCTCCACAGCTGTGATTTGCTTTGAATTAACGGGTCAGATTGCTCACATCCTGCCCATGATGGTGGCTGTTATCTTGGCCAACATGGTGGCCCAGAGTCTGCAGCCTTCCCTCTATGACAGCATCATCCAGGTCAAGAAGCTTCCCTATTTGCCAGACCTTGGTTGGAACCAGCTCAG CAAATTCACCATCTTTGTTGAGGACATCATGGTGCGGGATGTGAAGTTTGTCTCATCTTCTTGCACTTACGGAGAACTGCGAAGCCTGCTCCAGACTACTACTGTCAAGACCTTGCCGCTGGTTGATTCCAAAG ATTCCATGATCCTGCTGGGCTCGGTGGAGCGCTCCGAGCTGCAGTCGCTCCTGCAGCGTCACCTGAGTCCCCAGCGGAGGCTGCGGGCGGCCCAGGACGTGGCGCGGAGGCTGTCGGAGCTGCCCTACGACGGCAAGGCGCGGCCGGCTGCGGGGGCACCCTGCCAGGGCCGGCCAGAGTCCTTCGCCTTCGTAGATGAGGATGACGACGAGGACCTCTGCGGAAAGACCGAG cttcctcccctccctcctgcacCTTCCCCCTTTCCTGCGGCTCCACTGTCCCCCGAAGAGCCCAACGGGCCGCTGCCAAGCCACAAACAGCCGCTGGAAGCCCCACGGCCTGCAG GTCAGAGAGTCTCTGTCTTCCAGTGTCTGCTTCATTGCCTGCTGGGCAGAGCTCGTCCCACAAAGGAGAAAGCAACCCAG GACACCCCAGATTTAGTGGACACCATGTCACCTGAAGAG ATTGAGGCCTGGGAGCAGGAGCAGCTGAGCCAGACTGTCTGCTTCGACTGCTGCTGTATCGACCAGTCTCCCTTCCAGCTGGTGGAGCAGACCACCCTGCACAAG ACTCACACGCTCTTCTCGCTTCTCGGCCTCCATCTTGCCTACATAACCAGCATGGGGAAGCTCAGGGGCGTCCTGGCACTAGAAGAG CTGCAGAAAGCCATTGAGGGCCACACCAAATCCGGAGTGCAGCTCCGCCCTCCGCTTGCCAGCTTCCGAAGCACAACTTCAACGCGAAAGGGCCCCGGGGGGCCACCCCCTCCTGCAGAGGGCTGGAACCTGCCTGACGCTGGGGCTGGGGCTCCTGGCGTGGCAGAGGTGGCTGCTTCTACCACGCCAGAGACACCTGTGCCGCCCCCATCCCCAAGGCCCCCACAACTTCTGGCTCCAGCCAGGCTGGAGGGGGAACTGGAGGAACTGGAGATGGTGGAGAGCCCAGGGCCAGAAGAGGAGCTGGCTGATATCCTACAGGGCCCAAGCCTGAGGTCCACTGATGAGGAGGATGAAGATGAGCTGATTCTGTGA
- the Fam131b gene encoding protein FAM131B isoform X2 codes for MGCIGSRTVGNEVIAVDWKGLKDVDQIHMDSTSSLHGSSLHRPSTEQTRTDFSWDGINLSMEDTTSILPKLKRNSNAYGIGALAKSSFSGISRSMKDHVTKPTAMGQGRVAHMIEWQGWGKAPAIQPQHSHEAVRRDTDAYSDLSDGEKEARFLAGVMEQFAISEATLMAWSSMDGEDMSVNSTQEPLGCNYSDNYQELMESQDALAQVPMDGWPHSYVSQGMYCLGSSDAWEASDQSLIASPATGSYLGPAFDDSQPSLHDMGPSQPASGYSVQDPTPLMGTDTDWVPGMGGVDLARGSTEEEKRPLAQEEEEDAGCRDLESLSPREDPEMSTALSRKVSDVTSSGVQSFDEEEGDANN; via the exons GGAATGAGGTGATTGCGGTGGACTGGAAGGGCCTGAAGGACGTTGATCAAATCCACATGGACAGCACCAGCTCCCTGCACGGCAGCAGCCTCCATCGGCCTTCCACGGAG CAAACACGAACTGATTTCTCCTGGGACGGCATCAAT CTCTCCATGGAGGACACCACTTCCATCCTTCCAAAGCTTAAGCGAAACTCTAACGCCTATGGTATTGGAGCCCTGGCCAAGTCATCTTTCTCAG GGATCTCAAGGAGCATGAAGGACCATGTGACAAAGCCCACGGCCATGGGACAAGGCCGGGTGGCCCACATGATTGAGTGGCAGGGTTGGGGGAAGGCGCCGGCCATTCAGCCACAGCACAGTCACGAGGCGGTGCGCAGGGACACAGATGCTTACTCTGACCTCAGCGACGGCGAGAAGGAGGCACGTTTCCTAGCAG GTGTTATGGAACAGTTTGCGATTTCCGAGGCCACACTCATGGCCTGGTCTTCCATGGATGGTGAGGACATGAGCGTCAACTCCACCCAGGAGCCATTGGGCTGCAACTACAGTGACAACTACCAGGAGTTAATGGAGAGTCAAG ATGCCCTGGCTCAAGTTCCCATGGACGGCTGGCCTCACTCCTATGTGTCCCAGGGAATGTACTGTCTGGGGTCGTCGGATGCCTGGGAAGCGAGTGACCAGTCTCTCATTGCGTCACCAGCGACAGGATCCTATCTTGGCCCCGCATTTGATGACTCACAGCCCAGTCTGCACGACATGGGGCCCTCCCAACCTGCTTCGGGATACTCTGTTCAGGATCCCACACCTTTGATGGGCACAGACACTGACTGGGTACCTGGCATGGGCGGGGTGGACCTGGCCAGGGGTTCtacagaggaggagaagaggccACTGGcccaagaggaggaagaggatgcgGGATGCAGAGACCTGGAGTCGCTCTCTCCACGAGAAGACCCAGAGATGTCCACTGCTCTCAGTCGGAAGGTGTCCGATGTCACGTCTTCAGGTGTACAGTCCTTTGACGAGGAAGAAGGGGATGCCAACAACTAG
- the Fam131b gene encoding protein FAM131B isoform X1 has protein sequence MGCIGSRTVGNEVIAVDWKGLKDVDQIHMDSTSSLHGSSLHRPSTEEGSLKKVGLLISLDVPRYHSLSSLLQQTRTDFSWDGINLSMEDTTSILPKLKRNSNAYGIGALAKSSFSGISRSMKDHVTKPTAMGQGRVAHMIEWQGWGKAPAIQPQHSHEAVRRDTDAYSDLSDGEKEARFLAGVMEQFAISEATLMAWSSMDGEDMSVNSTQEPLGCNYSDNYQELMESQDALAQVPMDGWPHSYVSQGMYCLGSSDAWEASDQSLIASPATGSYLGPAFDDSQPSLHDMGPSQPASGYSVQDPTPLMGTDTDWVPGMGGVDLARGSTEEEKRPLAQEEEEDAGCRDLESLSPREDPEMSTALSRKVSDVTSSGVQSFDEEEGDANN, from the exons GGAATGAGGTGATTGCGGTGGACTGGAAGGGCCTGAAGGACGTTGATCAAATCCACATGGACAGCACCAGCTCCCTGCACGGCAGCAGCCTCCATCGGCCTTCCACGGAG GAAGGCTCTCTGAAGAAGGTGGGGTTACTGATATCCCTGGATGTGCCCAGATACCATTCTCTTTCATCTCTCCTACAGCAAACACGAACTGATTTCTCCTGGGACGGCATCAAT CTCTCCATGGAGGACACCACTTCCATCCTTCCAAAGCTTAAGCGAAACTCTAACGCCTATGGTATTGGAGCCCTGGCCAAGTCATCTTTCTCAG GGATCTCAAGGAGCATGAAGGACCATGTGACAAAGCCCACGGCCATGGGACAAGGCCGGGTGGCCCACATGATTGAGTGGCAGGGTTGGGGGAAGGCGCCGGCCATTCAGCCACAGCACAGTCACGAGGCGGTGCGCAGGGACACAGATGCTTACTCTGACCTCAGCGACGGCGAGAAGGAGGCACGTTTCCTAGCAG GTGTTATGGAACAGTTTGCGATTTCCGAGGCCACACTCATGGCCTGGTCTTCCATGGATGGTGAGGACATGAGCGTCAACTCCACCCAGGAGCCATTGGGCTGCAACTACAGTGACAACTACCAGGAGTTAATGGAGAGTCAAG ATGCCCTGGCTCAAGTTCCCATGGACGGCTGGCCTCACTCCTATGTGTCCCAGGGAATGTACTGTCTGGGGTCGTCGGATGCCTGGGAAGCGAGTGACCAGTCTCTCATTGCGTCACCAGCGACAGGATCCTATCTTGGCCCCGCATTTGATGACTCACAGCCCAGTCTGCACGACATGGGGCCCTCCCAACCTGCTTCGGGATACTCTGTTCAGGATCCCACACCTTTGATGGGCACAGACACTGACTGGGTACCTGGCATGGGCGGGGTGGACCTGGCCAGGGGTTCtacagaggaggagaagaggccACTGGcccaagaggaggaagaggatgcgGGATGCAGAGACCTGGAGTCGCTCTCTCCACGAGAAGACCCAGAGATGTCCACTGCTCTCAGTCGGAAGGTGTCCGATGTCACGTCTTCAGGTGTACAGTCCTTTGACGAGGAAGAAGGGGATGCCAACAACTAG
- the Fam131b gene encoding protein FAM131B isoform X3, translated as MDSTSSLHGSSLHRPSTEEGSLKKVGLLISLDVPRYHSLSSLLQQTRTDFSWDGINLSMEDTTSILPKLKRNSNAYGIGALAKSSFSGISRSMKDHVTKPTAMGQGRVAHMIEWQGWGKAPAIQPQHSHEAVRRDTDAYSDLSDGEKEARFLAGVMEQFAISEATLMAWSSMDGEDMSVNSTQEPLGCNYSDNYQELMESQDALAQVPMDGWPHSYVSQGMYCLGSSDAWEASDQSLIASPATGSYLGPAFDDSQPSLHDMGPSQPASGYSVQDPTPLMGTDTDWVPGMGGVDLARGSTEEEKRPLAQEEEEDAGCRDLESLSPREDPEMSTALSRKVSDVTSSGVQSFDEEEGDANN; from the exons ATGGACAGCACCAGCTCCCTGCACGGCAGCAGCCTCCATCGGCCTTCCACGGAG GAAGGCTCTCTGAAGAAGGTGGGGTTACTGATATCCCTGGATGTGCCCAGATACCATTCTCTTTCATCTCTCCTACAGCAAACACGAACTGATTTCTCCTGGGACGGCATCAAT CTCTCCATGGAGGACACCACTTCCATCCTTCCAAAGCTTAAGCGAAACTCTAACGCCTATGGTATTGGAGCCCTGGCCAAGTCATCTTTCTCAG GGATCTCAAGGAGCATGAAGGACCATGTGACAAAGCCCACGGCCATGGGACAAGGCCGGGTGGCCCACATGATTGAGTGGCAGGGTTGGGGGAAGGCGCCGGCCATTCAGCCACAGCACAGTCACGAGGCGGTGCGCAGGGACACAGATGCTTACTCTGACCTCAGCGACGGCGAGAAGGAGGCACGTTTCCTAGCAG GTGTTATGGAACAGTTTGCGATTTCCGAGGCCACACTCATGGCCTGGTCTTCCATGGATGGTGAGGACATGAGCGTCAACTCCACCCAGGAGCCATTGGGCTGCAACTACAGTGACAACTACCAGGAGTTAATGGAGAGTCAAG ATGCCCTGGCTCAAGTTCCCATGGACGGCTGGCCTCACTCCTATGTGTCCCAGGGAATGTACTGTCTGGGGTCGTCGGATGCCTGGGAAGCGAGTGACCAGTCTCTCATTGCGTCACCAGCGACAGGATCCTATCTTGGCCCCGCATTTGATGACTCACAGCCCAGTCTGCACGACATGGGGCCCTCCCAACCTGCTTCGGGATACTCTGTTCAGGATCCCACACCTTTGATGGGCACAGACACTGACTGGGTACCTGGCATGGGCGGGGTGGACCTGGCCAGGGGTTCtacagaggaggagaagaggccACTGGcccaagaggaggaagaggatgcgGGATGCAGAGACCTGGAGTCGCTCTCTCCACGAGAAGACCCAGAGATGTCCACTGCTCTCAGTCGGAAGGTGTCCGATGTCACGTCTTCAGGTGTACAGTCCTTTGACGAGGAAGAAGGGGATGCCAACAACTAG
- the Fam131b gene encoding protein FAM131B isoform X4, which produces MGCIGSRTVGNEVIAVDWKGLKDVDQIHMDSTSSLHGSSLHRPSTELSMEDTTSILPKLKRNSNAYGIGALAKSSFSGISRSMKDHVTKPTAMGQGRVAHMIEWQGWGKAPAIQPQHSHEAVRRDTDAYSDLSDGEKEARFLAGVMEQFAISEATLMAWSSMDGEDMSVNSTQEPLGCNYSDNYQELMESQDALAQVPMDGWPHSYVSQGMYCLGSSDAWEASDQSLIASPATGSYLGPAFDDSQPSLHDMGPSQPASGYSVQDPTPLMGTDTDWVPGMGGVDLARGSTEEEKRPLAQEEEEDAGCRDLESLSPREDPEMSTALSRKVSDVTSSGVQSFDEEEGDANN; this is translated from the exons GGAATGAGGTGATTGCGGTGGACTGGAAGGGCCTGAAGGACGTTGATCAAATCCACATGGACAGCACCAGCTCCCTGCACGGCAGCAGCCTCCATCGGCCTTCCACGGAG CTCTCCATGGAGGACACCACTTCCATCCTTCCAAAGCTTAAGCGAAACTCTAACGCCTATGGTATTGGAGCCCTGGCCAAGTCATCTTTCTCAG GGATCTCAAGGAGCATGAAGGACCATGTGACAAAGCCCACGGCCATGGGACAAGGCCGGGTGGCCCACATGATTGAGTGGCAGGGTTGGGGGAAGGCGCCGGCCATTCAGCCACAGCACAGTCACGAGGCGGTGCGCAGGGACACAGATGCTTACTCTGACCTCAGCGACGGCGAGAAGGAGGCACGTTTCCTAGCAG GTGTTATGGAACAGTTTGCGATTTCCGAGGCCACACTCATGGCCTGGTCTTCCATGGATGGTGAGGACATGAGCGTCAACTCCACCCAGGAGCCATTGGGCTGCAACTACAGTGACAACTACCAGGAGTTAATGGAGAGTCAAG ATGCCCTGGCTCAAGTTCCCATGGACGGCTGGCCTCACTCCTATGTGTCCCAGGGAATGTACTGTCTGGGGTCGTCGGATGCCTGGGAAGCGAGTGACCAGTCTCTCATTGCGTCACCAGCGACAGGATCCTATCTTGGCCCCGCATTTGATGACTCACAGCCCAGTCTGCACGACATGGGGCCCTCCCAACCTGCTTCGGGATACTCTGTTCAGGATCCCACACCTTTGATGGGCACAGACACTGACTGGGTACCTGGCATGGGCGGGGTGGACCTGGCCAGGGGTTCtacagaggaggagaagaggccACTGGcccaagaggaggaagaggatgcgGGATGCAGAGACCTGGAGTCGCTCTCTCCACGAGAAGACCCAGAGATGTCCACTGCTCTCAGTCGGAAGGTGTCCGATGTCACGTCTTCAGGTGTACAGTCCTTTGACGAGGAAGAAGGGGATGCCAACAACTAG